Genomic DNA from Candidatus Kapaibacterium sp.:
CGCATCCACACGGAGATGGGCATCCTGGAGGCAGCACCGGGTGAGATTGCTGTCATCCAGCGTGGCATCAAGTTCCGAGTCGTACTCCCTGACGGTCACGCACGCGGATACATCTGCGAGAATTACGGTGCCCTCTTCCGCCTCCCGGACTTAGGCCCCATCGGTGCCAACGGATTGGCGAACCCCCGTTTCTTCTTGACACCCGTGGCGGCGTACGAAGACCTTGAGGAGGAGTGCGAGCTGATTGCGAAGTTCCAAGGGAACTTCTGGGCAACGACGTTGGATCATTCTCCGCTGGACGTCGTCGCCTGGGCCGGCAACTATGCCCCGTACAAGTATGACCTGCACACTTTCATGTGCATCAACACGGTCTCGTTCGACCACTGTGATCCCTCCATCTACACTGTGCTGACATCGCCTTCGGAGCTGCCAGGCGTGGCAAACGTGGACTTCGTTATCTTCCCTGAGCGCTGGAGCGTCGCTGAACACACCTTTCGTCCGCCGTGGTTCCACCGCAACTTCATGAGCGAGTTCATGGGGCTCGTCTTCGGCAAGTACGATGCCAAAGAAGAGGGATTCGTCCCCGGCGGAGCTAGCCTCCATAACTCCATGTCTGGCCACGGCCCTGACGCAGCGACCTTTGAGAAGGCCATCTCAGCCGAGCTTAAGCCCGAGTATCTCGCCAACACGTTAGCATTCATGTTCGAGATGCGCTACGTATGCCGCCCCACTCGGTGGGCCCTGGAGACCCCACTGCTGCAGACGGACTACTACAAAGCTTGGGAGGGACTGCGCCGTCGGTTTGACCCAACCAACCCAAACGCGTAACACCAACAGAAACTCCGCTACCATCGGAGTCGGACGTACGGGCCACTGTCGGTGGCTGACGGGATCCCTCTCGGCCTCATTCCGATGCACGGGCCAACAAGGTCTGTGGAGGGAGCTAATGGGGGAAATGCGCCCGGAAAATGGCAGCACAGCGAGCTTTAACCTCTGCCATGGGGAGCTGCTGCCCTAGCTCCCGTGCCATCGAGGTTACAGTCTTGTCCGCAATTCCGCAGGGAACGATGTAGGCAAACTCCTCCAGACGATTGTTGACGTTGAGTGCAAAACCATGCCAGCTAACCCATCGAGTGACATGGAGGCCGATGGCGCAGATCTTGCGAGCTCCATCAATCCATACGCCCGTCAGCCCCGGGACACGATGCCCGGAAATTCCGAAGTCTGCCAACAGCTCAATGATGCACTGCTCTATCTCTCGCACGAACCAGTGGAGGTCCTCGCGGTACTCCGAAAGCCGAATGATGGGATAGCCAACGAGCTGACCAGGATTGTGGAGCGTCACATCCCCGCCGCGCTCTACTTCGTAGACTTCGACTCCACGTTCGCGCAATAGTGGCTCAGGCAGCAAAATATGACGCCGCGATCCCGAGCGTCCAATGGTGATAACCGTGGGATGTTCGCATAGGACCAGCGTATTCCCTGCCTGCCGACTCTGCACCCGCTGAAGGAGGTCCCTCTGGCGCTGCCAAGCCTCAGCATACGGGATACAGCCCCAATCTTCCACTTGTAGCATCGCGCCACGATGCCTACCGTAGTGGGCTTTCAGTCCCCGTGCTGCCGAACCCACCACTTCCTCGCTCTGTCTGAGGCAATTCCTGGACAAGCTCCCATTGGACACGCTCATACCGTGTCACGACCAATTGCGCAATCCGATCTCCTCTCCGAATCCAAAACGGCTCCCGGCCAAAGTTGGCCAGTATCACACGGATTTCGCCACGGTAGTCACTGTCAATTGTGCCAGGAGCGTTTAGGACAAAGACCCCATGGCGAGCTGCGATCCCACTGCGAGGACGGACTTGGCATTCATAGCCAAGGGGGAGTGCGATGGCAATACCCGTCGGGATAACTACGATACCTCCCGGAGGGAGCTCCACTGGCTCCGTTACCGCTGCGTAGACGTCCATGCCAGCAGAACCCTCCGTTGCATAGGTCGGCAGCGGCAGGTCTGCAAAAGCGGGATCTGTGCGCTGGATCTGAACGACCAGCATCTGCCCGCTCAGCTACTCGCCACCGGCTGTGGAGCAGTGTAGCCGACTTCGCGGAGTAGCTCCCGAGCAATGATGATGTGCTGGATCTCAGAGGTGCCTTCGTAGATCTCCGTGATCTTGGCGTCACGCAGGTACCGCTCCACCTTGTACTCCCGAACGTAGCCATAGCCCCCATGGATCTGGATAGCCTCCAGAGCCAGCTCTACAGCCGTTCGAGAGGCGAAGAGCTTTGCGTGAGATGCCGCCTTGATGTACCGCTCACCTTGATCCCGCAGCCATGCTGCTTTCAAGAGGAGCAGTCGGGCAGCCTCTAGCTTGACAGACATATCCGCCAGCTTCATCTGGATAGCCTGGTGCTCGCAGATAGGTTTGCCGAAGGTCTTCCGCTGCTGGGAGTACGCCAGCGCCGCTTGGAAGGCTGCCTCAGCAATCCCAACTGCTTGCGCTGCAATCCCAATTCGCCCGCCGTTGAGGGTGTTCATCGCAATCCGAAAGCCCTCGCCAATGTCCCCCAACACATTAGCGTCGGGCACGAAGACGTTGGTGAGCCCAATGGAGCAAGTGTCGCTAGAGCGGATCCCGAGCTTGTCCTCCTTCTTACCAGGGACGAAGCCCTCGATGCCCCGCTCTATCAGGAACGCCGTGATTCCCCGATGGCCTTTGGAGCGGTCAGTCTGGGCGAAGACAACGTAGACGTCGGCCGTAGTACCGTTGGTGATCCAATTCTTCGTGCCGTTGAGAATCCACCCACCATCGCCACGGACGGCCATCGTATGCTGACGCGTTGCATCAGAGCCAGCCTCGGGCTCGCTCAGGCAGAAGGCACCAAGCTTGCGCCCTGTGGCCAAGTCACGGAGGTAGCGCTCCTTCTGGTCTTGAGTCCCATATGTCTCGATCGGCCAGCAAGCCAGAGAGTTGTTGACCGACATGATAACGCCAACGCTTGCATCGGCCTTGGAGATCTCCACCAGCGCCAGGACATAGCTAATGGTATCCAAGCCACTCCCGCCCCACTCAGGCGAGACCATCATTCCCATGAAGCCAAGCTCTCCCAGCTTGCGCACGATCTCGTAAGGAAACTCACCCGTAATATCTCGCTCGATGGCCGTCGGCTCTATCTCTGTCTCAGCAAACTCCCGTGCCGTCTGCTGAATAAGCCGCTGCTCTTCTGTAAGCTCCAAGCTGAACATTTCTGCCACTGCTGCAGGGAAGACTTCAGCGCTACTTGCCAAATTACGAAATCTCAACCCGGAACGCTTCCTCAGCGACCTCTACACCGTCGTGCAGCGCAGGGCTACTCCAAAGCGCCAGCCACTCAGCCAGCACCAAGCATCCCCAGAGAAGGTGCGCATGGTTCGCTACACCCCGGCGATGCTCATCCAGAAGACGGAGCACTTCCGCTGCATTGAGGTATTCCCGATGGAGTCCAGGCTGACCAGTATACCACCACCGTAGGCGCTCCCCCAATGCTCCTGCCATCCACGAGATGAGCGGTGTCATAAACGGGGCTTTCGGCCGGTAGAGGACCTGTTTGGGCACGTATGCCTCTGCCGCCCGCTTCAGGAGGTACTTCTGCTGGAAGCCGTGGATACGGTACCGGTCGGGCAATCGAAAAGCGAACTCCACCACTTCCACATCTAGTAATGGCGGTCGCGTCTCGACAGCCACTGCCATAGAGGCCTTATCCGAGTAGAGCAAGTTGAGGCCCGTCAAGAACAGCTTGGTATCCAGGTAAGTCATCTGAGCAACTGGCGAAGCTCCGCGGACCCGTTCGGCCGTCTCCCAGTACCGGCGTATCGGATACAGCTCCGAATACGCCGGCAACGGCTGCAACCACAGCCGGCGTAGCCGCTCTGGCGGGCAGTACGCGAAACCATAGATGAAGGCCTCTAGAGGTCGGAGCTGTATCGGGAAAAGCATCCGTGCAAACCACCGCAGCGGGCGAATGCGTGAACGCACCCATGAGCTCGGTAGCGATCGGAGAACGGGTTCTACAAGCCCTCTCCGAAACCACTGTGGCAGCCGATGGTAGTAGGTCAGCAGTAGCGTTGCCAACTGCTTCCGGTAGCCAGCGAAGACCTCATCACCCCCCATCCCGTTGAGCAGTACGGTTGTCCCATTCGCTCTGGCATGGTGCGCAATGAGATACGTGTTGATCGCAGCTCCGTCGGCAACGGGGTCGTCCAAGTGCCAGAGGACCTTCGGTAGCAGAGCATTGATGGCCGGGCGGATTCGGATCTCCCGATGCCGTGTACGCAATTGCTGTGCAACGAAGCGAGCGTAGGCAGGATCGTCCGGGTGTGCCTCTATGCGATGGTCTTCAGGCGCGAAGGCGATCGTGTACGTTGCCAAGTCGGCATCGGGGACAGCACGTCGCATGAGTGCTACGACGAGCGAGGAGTCCACCCCTCCGGAGAGGAAGGCCCCGACAGGAACGTCCGCAAGCATCTGCCGAGCAACGGCTCGTTCCAAGAGGTAGCGCAAGTGCTCCACATACTCCGACTCATGGCGGTAGCGGAGCTGTCCCTCCGGTGTTGGAGTCGGCACGTCCCAGTACTGGGTGATCTCCAGCCGCCCATTACGGAAAAACGCGTACGAACCGGCTGGCAGCTTGTGGATGCCAACGAAACCGGTCTTCGGCTCAGGCACCCACAGGAGAATAAGTGTACTCACCAACGCATCCATGTCCGGCACGCACGCTACATTGGGCAGTGCACAGAGTGCCTTCGCCTCTGAAGCAAAGGCAAGCATGGAGCCCACTTGGACATAGTAGAGCGGCTTGATGCCAAGATGGTCACGGGCTAAGAAGAGCTCGCGCGTCTCCGTGTCGTAGATTCCGAAAGCGAACATCCCATTGAAGCGGCGCACACAGTCCGCCCCCCACTCATCGTATGCTGCCAGGATGACCTCTGTATCCGTTCGTGAGCGAAAGCGGTAGCCCAGCCGCTCTAGCTCAGCACGGAGTTCCCAGAAGTTGTAGATTTCTCCATTGTAGGTAATCCATCGCGTTCCGCGCCCATTGGGCATTGGCTGGTGTCCAGCAGGAGTCAGATCTAGAATCGCCAACCGGCGATGTGCTAGTCCCGAGCGATGTTCTGGGAACCATTCAACTCCCCAATCATCCGGTCCGCGATGGCGCAGCCGTTGGAGCATCCGCTCCAAGGCCTCACGACTACCCCCATTGATGATTCCCGCGATGCCGCACATGGTTTACGAAGCGACGCCAGCCTCAGCTTTCTCAGGTTTTTTCAATCTCCTGATCTTCGTCGAAAATTGGCTCTGAGAGAACTCGGGACACAACGGCCTGGACTGTCCAAAAGAAGAGCCATAGGGGGAAGACTACGCGAGTTACCTCCCACCAGTTATCCACGAACCCTAGTCCAAAGAGGTAGATAGCCCCCATCAAGGTAGCGACAGCGACTGGAAGGACCTCGGACGCGTGTTCACGGGCTAGCCGAACGAGCTGGTATGAGCGACGGAGGAGGTACCCATAGAGACCGAATACCGCCACTGCTCCTAAGATGCCCACCTCCGCAAGCGGTGCCAAGTAGCTAGAGTAAGGACTGGCGAAGATGTAGGAGCCGAACACGATCTCCCGTGGGAGACTCCCTAAGTACTGCTGACTGAACTCTGTTGTCCACGGCTTAGTCATTCCGAAGAGCTGCTGGATGATCCCCCCTACCCCTTTCCCCTTCTGTTCTACAGAGCTGAACTCTACAGCGAACGTGTAGTAGGCACGACTGACGTAGTTACCTGGACCTACGCCTACGAGGAATGTCCAAGGATGATCCCAGAACATTTGGAACGTTGCCGGAAACGCTTGGAACTTAGCATAGTGCAGGTAGTCACCTGGATTCGCTAAAACGAGCAACAGATCACCATAGCCCAAATCTCCTTGGGCAGCTCGTGAGGTATAGTCCACGAGCCGCTGCTGAGCCTGTCCTGCCAGTTCTTCCAAAGCTCGTTCAATGAGGGCAGCACTCAAAAGGAGAGCTATCACGCTCACGATCACCCCTCGCAGAACCTGTCGTCCGTAGAGGGCAACCAGAGTCGTTCCGTACGCTACTAAGAAGAACGGGAATCCTGCCCGAAACTGCAGAAGGTAGTACACTGCGAAGATGAGGACTTGCAAGGCAATAGTAACGATTCGGGATACCCCCTGCGCTTGGCTAGCCCCCAAAAGCATTCCAGCGGCTATGGCTAAGAAGAACGAGAACTGGTATGGATTGTTGCCAAACGTCCCCGAGAGCCTATCCGGATCGGCGTGGGATAGGAAGGCAGGGAAATCCAAGAACGCCACCACGAGAAGGTTGAGCACGAGGATCCCGAACAGAAGGTGCTGGAGCTCGCGAGCAAACGCAAATTCTTCTACTACCCACCGACGGAGTGCAAGGAAGAGCAGCGGTCCACCAGCGAACCCAATCGTGAACAGCAGAACGGCTGGCAGCAGCACCCTATCGGCATTTGCTAGTACCGATATCCCTACTGCCAACAGGAAGAGAAAGACAAAGCGTGCTACTCGGCGCTCATCTTCACTAGCGATCCCTCCCAGTGCCGGTCGGAAGAGGAAGCCCAGCACTACGATGCTCAGCGCTAGCGGCATATCCAACACATCAACCCACTTCGGCAGGAGTCGCAGCTTCTCCGTCAGCAGTCGGCTGACCAAGAAGAAGCCAAGTCCGAAGAGGATTACCCTCTCAACCATCTCACGAGCTCAAGAGCGCTCAAGGACCCAATACAGCTCCTCCTCCCAGCGCTGAACGACGTTCTCAATTGCAAAATCCGTTGCAACTCTCTGCCGGTTTCGTGCCCCAGCTAACCGCAACCATCCCGGTTCCTGAAGAGACTGCAAGAGAGCCGACGCTAAGGCAGCTGTATCTCCCGGCGGTACAACTCTACCGTGGATCCCATCCGTCACCAATTCTGTTAAGGCACCCACTGCAGTAACGACGACAGGTAACCCTGCAGCCATCGCCTCCAGTAACGCCATCGAGAATCCCTCACTGTAGGAAGGTAGTACGAACACGTCCGCCTCAACCATAGCTTGCCTCACTGCGGAAGCGGGAAGTACCCCTGAGATGCGGATTCCATACTGTTCTTGTTGCTTTAGGTAATGGTCAATCTCGGCCTCAATCTCGGCAGAGTGCTTGCGATAGTACTGCTGCCATTCCGGTGGCAGGAAGCTGGCAGCCACTTCAGGGTCAGCAATCCGAGTCCCGATGAGCCAGAGCTCCACAGGGACCGCGTCCCGCAACTGGCGATATGCCCTCAGGAGCTCCCGAACTCCCTTCGCGAAGGCAATATGACCAACGAAGAGTAGCCGATATGGCGGAGCTTCCGCTACTACCCTCCGGCGCCTTGGGAGGCCCTCTAACTGGACCCCATTTACGAGGACTCGAATCTGCTCTGCTGGGACCAACCCCTCAAACTGTTGCCGTAGTCCATCACTTTGGACGAATACCCCCTGCAGTTGCCTCAGCCCCCATCGGATTACTGAACGCCGCAATGGAGGCTGGAGAGCAAAGAATCCTGCAAAGTTCCCCCCTCGATACTGAGCAACTACCCTCGCCCCCCAAAGACGTGCCGTTACTATCAAGACGATATCCCGAACGATCCCTACCCAGCTGGAAGAGAGCAGGAGGAAGACCAGATGCGGACGCCACCGCCACAATGCTGTGATATATTCCCGCCATACACGCACGAACTTGGCTATTCCCTTCCAGTCAAAGCGACCCTTCTCTGCATTACTCTCCCGTAGGGTGGTACGGACATGCATGAGGGCCAATCGCTCTGAACGCCAATGCCGCAACACCAACTCCATCCCCACCTCAGGCCCTGCATAGGGCGGTGGCGTCGGCACAGCCATTAATACCCGCTTCATTCCATCCACTGCACCCATGGGAGCGAGCGCACGCGAAACTCTACCACCCCACCCCCTTCACGTCGCACGGCGAATACAGGTATGCGACGGTGCCGACGCCAATTCCATTCTTGAGAAGGCAACGACAGGCCACTGTTCCTGAGAGCTTCAACTTCTGCAGAGTCGCCTACACAGAAAGTAACGATTGCCCTTAGCACCTCGAGCATCCTCTCCTCAGAGTAGCCCGGTAACTTCTGCCGCAGAGCAATCTCGGCAAGATGGGGCATAGCTATCAACGGGTCCAGAATGAGACGCCCCGTGGAAGTAGGAGCCGCCAACCGCTCCAAAGCTCGCCATAGCTCTGGTCGGGAGAGCTCAAGGCGTCCGAGAGTAAATTGCAGCTCACGAGCGGTTGTCGGATACAATCGGTTCAA
This window encodes:
- the dut gene encoding dUTP diphosphatase; protein product: MLVVQIQRTDPAFADLPLPTYATEGSAGMDVYAAVTEPVELPPGGIVVIPTGIAIALPLGYECQVRPRSGIAARHGVFVLNAPGTIDSDYRGEIRVILANFGREPFWIRRGDRIAQLVVTRYERVQWELVQELPQTERGSGGFGSTGTESPLR
- a CDS encoding acyl-CoA dehydrogenase family protein, giving the protein MFSLELTEEQRLIQQTAREFAETEIEPTAIERDITGEFPYEIVRKLGELGFMGMMVSPEWGGSGLDTISYVLALVEISKADASVGVIMSVNNSLACWPIETYGTQDQKERYLRDLATGRKLGAFCLSEPEAGSDATRQHTMAVRGDGGWILNGTKNWITNGTTADVYVVFAQTDRSKGHRGITAFLIERGIEGFVPGKKEDKLGIRSSDTCSIGLTNVFVPDANVLGDIGEGFRIAMNTLNGGRIGIAAQAVGIAEAAFQAALAYSQQRKTFGKPICEHQAIQMKLADMSVKLEAARLLLLKAAWLRDQGERYIKAASHAKLFASRTAVELALEAIQIHGGYGYVREYKVERYLRDAKITEIYEGTSEIQHIIIARELLREVGYTAPQPVASS
- the asnB gene encoding asparagine synthase (glutamine-hydrolyzing), yielding MCGIAGIINGGSREALERMLQRLRHRGPDDWGVEWFPEHRSGLAHRRLAILDLTPAGHQPMPNGRGTRWITYNGEIYNFWELRAELERLGYRFRSRTDTEVILAAYDEWGADCVRRFNGMFAFGIYDTETRELFLARDHLGIKPLYYVQVGSMLAFASEAKALCALPNVACVPDMDALVSTLILLWVPEPKTGFVGIHKLPAGSYAFFRNGRLEITQYWDVPTPTPEGQLRYRHESEYVEHLRYLLERAVARQMLADVPVGAFLSGGVDSSLVVALMRRAVPDADLATYTIAFAPEDHRIEAHPDDPAYARFVAQQLRTRHREIRIRPAINALLPKVLWHLDDPVADGAAINTYLIAHHARANGTTVLLNGMGGDEVFAGYRKQLATLLLTYYHRLPQWFRRGLVEPVLRSLPSSWVRSRIRPLRWFARMLFPIQLRPLEAFIYGFAYCPPERLRRLWLQPLPAYSELYPIRRYWETAERVRGASPVAQMTYLDTKLFLTGLNLLYSDKASMAVAVETRPPLLDVEVVEFAFRLPDRYRIHGFQQKYLLKRAAEAYVPKQVLYRPKAPFMTPLISWMAGALGERLRWWYTGQPGLHREYLNAAEVLRLLDEHRRGVANHAHLLWGCLVLAEWLALWSSPALHDGVEVAEEAFRVEIS
- a CDS encoding glycosyltransferase family 4 protein, with amino-acid sequence MKRVLMAVPTPPPYAGPEVGMELVLRHWRSERLALMHVRTTLRESNAEKGRFDWKGIAKFVRVWREYITALWRWRPHLVFLLLSSSWVGIVRDIVLIVTARLWGARVVAQYRGGNFAGFFALQPPLRRSVIRWGLRQLQGVFVQSDGLRQQFEGLVPAEQIRVLVNGVQLEGLPRRRRVVAEAPPYRLLFVGHIAFAKGVRELLRAYRQLRDAVPVELWLIGTRIADPEVAASFLPPEWQQYYRKHSAEIEAEIDHYLKQQEQYGIRISGVLPASAVRQAMVEADVFVLPSYSEGFSMALLEAMAAGLPVVVTAVGALTELVTDGIHGRVVPPGDTAALASALLQSLQEPGWLRLAGARNRQRVATDFAIENVVQRWEEELYWVLERS
- the lipB gene encoding lipoyl(octanoyl) transferase LipB; amino-acid sequence: MLQVEDWGCIPYAEAWQRQRDLLQRVQSRQAGNTLVLCEHPTVITIGRSGSRRHILLPEPLLRERGVEVYEVERGGDVTLHNPGQLVGYPIIRLSEYREDLHWFVREIEQCIIELLADFGISGHRVPGLTGVWIDGARKICAIGLHVTRWVSWHGFALNVNNRLEEFAYIVPCGIADKTVTSMARELGQQLPMAEVKARCAAIFRAHFPH
- the hmgA gene encoding homogentisate 1,2-dioxygenase; the protein is MLQTVEYATVHNGYAVVQNGLTYLSGFGNEFATEALPGALPKGQNSPQRCPYGLYNEQLNGTPFTAPRLLNRRTWLYRIRPSVVHPPFRQTHHPTWKSTPFNEVPPPPTQLRWNPLPIPDSPTDFIDGIVTYGGNGDLTTHTGCAVHLYAANRSMERRYFYNADGELLIVPQLGRLRIHTEMGILEAAPGEIAVIQRGIKFRVVLPDGHARGYICENYGALFRLPDLGPIGANGLANPRFFLTPVAAYEDLEEECELIAKFQGNFWATTLDHSPLDVVAWAGNYAPYKYDLHTFMCINTVSFDHCDPSIYTVLTSPSELPGVANVDFVIFPERWSVAEHTFRPPWFHRNFMSEFMGLVFGKYDAKEEGFVPGGASLHNSMSGHGPDAATFEKAISAELKPEYLANTLAFMFEMRYVCRPTRWALETPLLQTDYYKAWEGLRRRFDPTNPNA